One window from the genome of Pseudodesulfovibrio sp. JC047 encodes:
- a CDS encoding glycosyltransferase family 4 protein, translating to MKIVSITPDIDSGGAAKSLFLLARQMVKDGHELHILSIAKPSRTKRKVEALQEMGVTVDYFDIPYFPLKLHVCPIPFWKNIRRAVANRAEYGRLAARVRALAPDIIHYNSYTTLLISLWLREFPAILHAREVLIEPAMSIPLTRWLMRKNISEVIGITPAEGEQAARLFSLPVTVVNNWPEVPPALTPMPADSPLVYGVFSHITPIKGHLECVKACALAADGLRAANVTVRLFGGRVPIHEAYYQAVLAEVERSKLQDIVDFRGFTDTPEEEMRKTNLVIRPDVSGQPWGRDVIEALSLGRPVLAFGSDEFFVKRGVTGRLVPPGDIRAMAHAMLDFADHATLARLGDSAYAFARDHFDPVGNPRRVIERMEHILSVACSREGA from the coding sequence GTGAAAATCGTTTCCATCACCCCGGATATTGATAGCGGCGGGGCCGCCAAGAGTCTTTTTCTGCTCGCACGGCAGATGGTGAAGGACGGGCATGAGCTGCATATCCTGTCTATCGCGAAACCGTCCCGGACCAAGCGCAAGGTCGAAGCGTTGCAGGAAATGGGCGTTACGGTGGACTATTTCGATATTCCGTATTTCCCGCTCAAGTTGCACGTCTGTCCCATTCCGTTCTGGAAGAACATCCGTCGGGCTGTGGCGAACCGGGCCGAATATGGTCGGTTGGCCGCCCGGGTGCGTGCGTTGGCACCGGACATCATCCATTACAACAGCTATACGACGCTCTTGATTTCATTGTGGCTGCGAGAGTTTCCGGCCATTCTTCACGCACGGGAAGTGCTGATCGAACCGGCCATGTCCATTCCCCTGACCCGGTGGCTCATGCGAAAGAATATCAGTGAAGTCATTGGTATCACTCCCGCCGAGGGCGAGCAGGCGGCGCGGTTGTTCTCTTTGCCGGTCACGGTGGTCAACAACTGGCCGGAAGTTCCGCCCGCCTTGACGCCCATGCCTGCGGATTCTCCTTTGGTATACGGGGTTTTTTCGCACATCACGCCCATCAAGGGCCATCTCGAATGCGTCAAGGCGTGTGCCCTGGCCGCAGACGGATTGCGCGCGGCCAATGTCACGGTGCGCCTTTTTGGTGGTCGGGTTCCCATCCATGAAGCGTATTATCAGGCGGTCCTCGCTGAAGTGGAACGGTCGAAATTGCAGGATATTGTCGATTTCAGAGGATTTACGGACACCCCGGAAGAAGAGATGCGCAAGACTAATCTGGTGATCCGTCCGGACGTGAGTGGGCAGCCGTGGGGTCGAGATGTGATCGAAGCCCTGAGTCTGGGAAGACCGGTTCTTGCCTTTGGATCAGATGAATTTTTCGTGAAACGGGGTGTGACGGGCCGATTGGTGCCGCCGGGTGACATTCGGGCCATGGCCCATGCCATGCTCGATTTCGCCGACCACGCGACCCTCGCCCGGCTGGGGGATTCCGCGTATGCCTTTGCCCGGGACCATTTCGATCCGGTCGGAAACCCCCGGCGGGTTATTGAACGCATGGAGCATATCCTCTCTGTAGCGTGCTCCCGAGAGGGAGCGTAA